Proteins encoded in a region of the Malaciobacter mytili LMG 24559 genome:
- a CDS encoding MoaD/ThiS family protein has protein sequence MVEVEFLGPINKAKLNLEISNLSQLSEVLKDDAEISSWLQKCAVAVNDTLVTSKDITLNDGDKISLLPPVCGG, from the coding sequence ATGGTTGAAGTGGAATTTCTTGGACCTATAAATAAAGCAAAATTGAATTTAGAAATCTCAAATCTTTCACAATTAAGTGAAGTATTAAAAGATGATGCAGAGATTTCATCTTGGTTACAAAAGTGTGCAGTTGCTGTTAATGATACTTTAGTTACTTCAAAAGATATAACTTTAAATGATGGAGATAAAATATCTTTATTACCTCCTGTTTGTGGGGGATGA
- a CDS encoding histidinol-phosphatase, producing the protein MRVDLHNHTVLCNHATGTMQAYIKKAIELKIDVYGFSEHAPMNFDEKYRMRLEEKEFYESTILYFKDKYSKSIDILLGYEVDFIKSITMLDEILTSNVDYLIGSVHFLESKNNNNDEPWGFDNPEFIGKYQNVNIDKIWEEYFRAIEELAKSNKFDIVGHLDLIKVFKFLPKKDIRLLAKNAIKQIKKSNMTVEINAAGFRKPIEEQYPSKELLELIYEENIPITFSSDAHSVEQVGYGYDKAIKLAKSIGFTKCAIFKSRDRQLVDF; encoded by the coding sequence ATGAGAGTAGATTTACATAATCATACAGTTTTATGTAACCATGCAACTGGAACTATGCAAGCGTATATTAAAAAAGCAATTGAGTTAAAAATAGATGTTTATGGTTTTAGTGAACATGCTCCTATGAATTTTGATGAAAAATATAGAATGAGACTTGAAGAAAAAGAGTTTTATGAAAGTACAATTTTATATTTTAAAGATAAATATTCAAAAAGTATAGATATTTTACTTGGTTATGAAGTTGATTTTATAAAAAGTATTACAATGCTTGATGAAATATTAACTTCAAATGTTGATTATTTAATAGGCTCTGTACATTTTTTAGAATCAAAAAATAATAATAATGATGAGCCTTGGGGATTTGATAATCCAGAATTTATTGGTAAATATCAAAATGTAAATATTGATAAAATCTGGGAAGAATATTTTAGAGCAATAGAAGAATTAGCAAAATCAAATAAGTTTGATATTGTAGGTCATTTAGATTTAATAAAAGTATTTAAATTTCTTCCTAAAAAAGATATTCGTTTACTTGCAAAAAATGCAATTAAACAGATTAAAAAATCAAATATGACAGTGGAAATAAATGCTGCTGGGTTTAGAAAACCTATTGAGGAACAATATCCTTCAAAAGAGTTGTTAGAATTAATTTATGAAGAAAATATTCCCATAACATTTAGTAGTGATGCCCATAGTGTTGAACAAGTTGGTTATGGTTATGATAAAGCAATAAAGCTTGCAAAATCAATAGGTTTTACAAAATGTGCAATTTTTAAATCAAGAGATAGGCAGTTAGTAGATTTTTAA
- a CDS encoding undecaprenyl-diphosphate phosphatase, translating into MTIYDSIILGIIEGFTEFLPISSTGHLIVASEFLKLEQTSVNKAYEVIIQFAAILAVILNYPDKFNFKHINLWTKIFIAFLPIAAIGFIFSSQVKALFSIQIVAYMFIIGGIIFLIVEKFYDESKHTVSNVEDISFKQAIYIGLAQIFALIPGTSRAGSSIIGAMLVGLNRKASAEFSFLLAFPVMCATTAYDLLKHHNELLQGANLANLAIGFVVSFIVAFLTIKLFLKFLERFTFVSFGIYRILFGILLLIIFNNNINY; encoded by the coding sequence ATGACAATATATGATTCAATTATATTAGGAATTATTGAAGGGTTTACAGAATTTTTACCAATCTCTTCAACAGGGCATTTAATTGTAGCAAGTGAATTTTTAAAATTGGAACAAACAAGTGTAAATAAAGCATATGAAGTAATAATTCAATTTGCTGCAATATTAGCTGTAATTTTAAATTATCCAGATAAATTTAATTTTAAACATATTAATTTATGGACAAAAATATTTATAGCTTTTTTACCAATAGCCGCTATTGGATTTATTTTTTCATCACAAGTTAAAGCACTTTTTTCTATACAAATAGTTGCTTATATGTTTATAATTGGAGGTATTATATTTTTAATTGTAGAGAAGTTTTATGATGAAAGCAAACATACAGTTTCAAATGTTGAAGATATTAGTTTTAAACAAGCAATATATATAGGATTAGCTCAAATTTTTGCTTTAATCCCAGGAACTAGTAGAGCAGGTTCAAGTATTATTGGTGCAATGCTTGTGGGACTAAATAGAAAAGCTAGTGCTGAATTTTCTTTTTTACTTGCCTTTCCTGTAATGTGTGCAACAACAGCTTATGATTTATTAAAACATCATAATGAGCTATTGCAAGGAGCTAACCTTGCAAATTTAGCTATAGGATTTGTAGTATCTTTTATAGTTGCTTTTTTAACTATAAAACTATTTTTAAAATTCCTTGAAAGATTTACTTTTGTAAGTTTTGGAATTTATAGAATTTTATTTGGTATTTTACTTTTAATTATTTTCAACAATAATATCAACTATTGA
- a CDS encoding FtsW/RodA/SpoVE family cell cycle protein, with protein MNFSKNKIKSKAQPSNNQPDYLLFVLVCMLIIVSIIFSYSLTIYTIEYYGYNQFHFFIRQLLVGVVSFFIMWGLAQVNPDKIVGRIGMSLFIVFFLLMAVMPFLPSSLVTESGGANRWIRLPGVSLSPVEFFKIGFIYFLSWSFHRRVMVMPKKMTLKDELLLLAPYFGAFLLVVFIVAFLQKDLGQVVLLGLILIVLLVFANRSFKVFLSLGASALIAFVILIVSAPHRINRIYSWWAMNQDGILAIMPSWVDKYLRIDELPEPYQVSHSLNAIHNGGIFGQGVSLGDIKLGFLSEVHTDFVLAGITEELGLVGLICIIILMFFIVWRIFKISRRVDNPIYHLFSLGIALMIVIAFLINSYGISGIIPIKGIAVPFLSYGGSSMLSMALSIGLVLSISRTVKKESSK; from the coding sequence ATGAATTTTAGCAAAAATAAGATTAAATCAAAAGCCCAACCTTCTAATAATCAGCCAGACTATTTACTTTTTGTCTTAGTTTGTATGCTAATTATAGTAAGTATTATTTTTTCATACTCATTAACTATATATACTATTGAATATTATGGGTATAACCAATTTCATTTTTTTATACGACAACTTTTAGTAGGAGTTGTTTCATTTTTTATTATGTGGGGATTAGCACAGGTTAATCCTGATAAAATTGTTGGTCGTATTGGAATGAGTCTTTTTATAGTGTTTTTTCTTCTTATGGCTGTAATGCCATTTTTACCCTCATCACTTGTTACTGAAAGTGGAGGAGCTAATAGGTGGATTAGGTTACCTGGAGTTTCTTTATCTCCTGTTGAATTTTTTAAAATAGGATTTATATATTTTTTATCTTGGTCTTTTCATAGAAGGGTGATGGTTATGCCTAAAAAGATGACTTTAAAAGATGAGTTACTTTTACTAGCTCCTTATTTTGGTGCATTTTTACTTGTTGTATTTATTGTAGCTTTTTTACAAAAAGATTTAGGACAAGTTGTTTTACTTGGACTTATTTTAATTGTTTTATTAGTTTTTGCAAATAGAAGTTTCAAAGTCTTTTTATCTTTAGGTGCAAGTGCTTTAATAGCCTTTGTAATTTTAATTGTTTCAGCTCCCCATAGAATTAATAGAATTTATTCTTGGTGGGCTATGAACCAAGATGGGATTTTAGCAATTATGCCTTCATGGGTAGATAAATATTTAAGAATTGATGAGTTACCAGAACCATATCAGGTATCCCACTCTTTAAATGCTATACACAATGGAGGAATTTTTGGTCAAGGGGTCTCTTTAGGGGATATAAAACTTGGCTTTTTATCTGAAGTTCATACGGACTTTGTTTTAGCAGGTATTACAGAAGAGTTAGGTTTAGTAGGTTTAATTTGTATTATTATATTAATGTTTTTTATAGTTTGGAGAATTTTTAAAATAAGTAGAAGAGTTGATAATCCAATTTATCATCTTTTTTCACTAGGAATTGCACTTATGATAGTTATTGCTTTTTTAATTAATTCTTATGGTATTTCAGGAATTATTCCTATAAAGGGTATTGCAGTTCCTTTTTTAAGTTATGGAGGTTCTTCTATGCTTTCAATGGCTTTATCAATAGGGTTAGTTTTATCAATTAGCAGAACAGTAAAAAAGGAGAGTAGTAAATAG
- a CDS encoding molybdopterin synthase catalytic subunit, protein MDKLELFDGSLPVEEITNSWYNEFKNSNYGAIITFVGVVRDEGNIQGLSFDIYEPILKSWFEAWQKKANEKNAIVLMAHSRGDVLNHESSYIAAVCSPKRRVALEMIDEFVEDFKANAPIWKYDIINGNRVYAEDRSTPIFGAGILN, encoded by the coding sequence ATGGATAAATTAGAGTTATTCGATGGAAGTTTACCAGTAGAAGAGATTACAAACTCTTGGTATAATGAATTTAAAAATTCAAATTATGGTGCAATAATTACATTTGTTGGTGTAGTAAGAGATGAAGGTAATATTCAAGGATTATCTTTTGATATTTATGAACCAATTTTAAAATCATGGTTTGAAGCTTGGCAAAAAAAAGCAAATGAAAAAAATGCAATTGTTCTAATGGCTCATAGTAGGGGAGATGTTTTAAATCATGAAAGCTCTTATATAGCTGCTGTGTGTTCTCCTAAAAGAAGAGTTGCTTTAGAAATGATTGATGAATTTGTTGAAGATTTTAAAGCAAATGCTCCCATTTGGAAATATGATATTATAAATGGAAATAGAGTTTATGCTGAAGATAGAAGTACTCCTATTTTTGGTGCAGGAATTTTAAATTAA
- a CDS encoding MqnA/MqnD/SBP family protein — protein MNFAKIDFINLLPFNVYLKKNFKSSQIKAIIEYKKSYPSAINKKFKSRVVESAFISSIASRREKGLDYGIIARSNVQSVLLVPGVYEKDYQSDTSNALAKVLNLEGKVIIGDKALKYFHTHNQDEFIDLAKAWQDKYNLPFVFARLCYNKNAKLLKELTKNFDKKHIKIPQYILAKYEKRSGISKKDILNYLTKIDYDIGIKEKRALKLFFKLAKQKGI, from the coding sequence ATGAACTTTGCAAAGATAGATTTTATTAATTTATTACCATTTAATGTATATTTAAAAAAGAATTTTAAATCAAGTCAAATTAAAGCTATAATCGAGTATAAAAAATCTTATCCCTCAGCAATTAATAAAAAATTTAAAAGTAGAGTTGTTGAATCTGCTTTTATTTCTTCTATTGCTTCAAGAAGAGAAAAAGGTTTAGATTATGGAATAATTGCAAGAAGTAATGTACAATCAGTTTTATTGGTCCCTGGAGTATATGAAAAAGATTATCAATCTGATACTTCTAATGCTTTAGCAAAAGTTTTAAACTTAGAAGGGAAAGTTATAATTGGAGATAAAGCACTTAAATATTTCCATACACATAATCAAGATGAATTTATTGATTTAGCAAAAGCTTGGCAAGATAAATATAATCTTCCTTTTGTATTTGCAAGATTGTGTTATAACAAAAATGCAAAACTTTTAAAAGAATTAACAAAAAATTTCGATAAAAAACATATAAAAATACCACAATATATTTTAGCAAAATATGAAAAACGTTCTGGAATTTCAAAAAAAGATATTTTAAACTATTTAACAAAAATTGATTATGATATAGGAATAAAAGAGAAAAGAGCTTTAAAACTATTTTTTAAATTAGCAAAACAAAAAGGTATATAA
- a CDS encoding diguanylate cyclase: MSKRVLIVEDSKSVASTLSLMIKENLGYKTVLASSVKECAKILLEYKGKFDVALLDLGLPDSTNGEIVDFVTKFNIPTIILTGSTLVEDEIKYRNKNIVDYVIKDGLYSFKYALSVIKRVIKNENIKVLIVDDSISFLETTKSLIQRYRLEVFTATNGKEALEILENNLDIKIILTDYYMPIMDGLELVRTIRKKYNKDELSIIVTSGTQEKNTASKFLKYGANDFLYKGFTQEELFVRLSANLEVLELFEELKNRANKDFLTNLYNRRYLFEEGTKKLINARLENEKISVALIDIDKFKQINDTYGHDVGDIAIKEVSKILESHFYNNEIVARLGGEEFCIVFYGEDEDIIKDKLEIIRLEFENNTIEVNNIELSFTVSIGCSFSIAPTLDLMLQDADKELYCAKDAGRNQIRYRG; this comes from the coding sequence ATGTCAAAACGAGTTTTAATTGTTGAAGATAGTAAATCTGTAGCAAGTACATTAAGTTTAATGATAAAAGAAAATTTGGGGTACAAAACAGTACTTGCCTCTTCTGTAAAAGAGTGTGCTAAAATATTATTAGAATATAAAGGTAAATTTGATGTTGCACTTCTTGATTTAGGATTACCTGATTCAACAAATGGAGAAATAGTAGATTTTGTAACAAAATTTAATATACCAACAATTATACTAACAGGTTCAACTTTAGTTGAAGATGAAATAAAATATCGAAATAAAAATATTGTAGATTATGTAATTAAAGATGGTTTATACTCTTTTAAATATGCTTTATCTGTAATTAAAAGAGTAATTAAAAATGAAAATATTAAAGTTTTAATAGTAGATGATTCAATAAGCTTTTTAGAAACAACAAAAAGCTTAATACAAAGATATAGATTAGAAGTATTTACAGCAACTAATGGAAAAGAAGCTTTAGAAATATTAGAAAACAATTTAGATATAAAAATAATACTAACAGATTATTATATGCCTATTATGGATGGTTTAGAATTAGTAAGAACTATTAGAAAAAAATATAATAAAGATGAATTATCAATTATAGTAACTTCTGGAACACAAGAAAAAAATACTGCTTCAAAATTTTTAAAATATGGAGCAAATGACTTTTTATATAAAGGTTTTACTCAAGAAGAATTATTTGTAAGATTAAGTGCTAATTTAGAAGTTTTAGAACTTTTTGAAGAGTTGAAAAATAGGGCAAATAAAGATTTTTTAACAAATTTATATAATAGAAGATATTTATTTGAAGAAGGTACTAAAAAATTAATTAATGCCAGATTGGAAAATGAAAAGATTAGTGTAGCCTTGATAGATATAGATAAATTTAAACAAATAAACGATACTTATGGACATGATGTGGGTGATATTGCTATTAAAGAAGTAAGTAAGATTTTAGAAAGCCATTTTTATAATAATGAAATAGTAGCAAGACTTGGTGGTGAAGAGTTTTGTATTGTTTTTTATGGTGAAGATGAAGATATAATAAAAGATAAATTAGAAATAATAAGACTTGAATTTGAAAATAATACTATTGAAGTTAATAATATAGAGTTAAGTTTTACGGTTTCAATAGGATGTAGTTTTTCAATTGCACCTACATTAGATCTAATGCTTCAAGATGCAGATAAAGAGCTTTATTGTGCAAAAGATGCTGGAAGAAATCAAATAAGGTATAGAGGATGA
- a CDS encoding UDP-N-acetylglucosamine--N-acetylmuramyl-(pentapeptide) pyrophosphoryl-undecaprenol N-acetylglucosamine transferase, with translation MKGRVVVTGGGTGGHLKVAKAFVEEFHKRGIPVIFIGSKNGQDEAWFKDDRKVKKAFFLDTKGVVNKNLWGKIKSLFQILKETNRCMDIFDKAEVGTVISVGGFSAAPATFASILSMGCDLFIHEQNSKMGKLNELTSRFAKEIFSSYLPSSLVKDYPVSSEFFDNARVRERINAIIFLGGSQGAVAINNFALSVASKLDSLGIKIIHQTGRVDYERVKKEYEKLNINADVFDFTPDIAKKMSQADFAISRSGASTLWELSANSLPAMFVPFPHAAQDHQYYNAKFLKDKGLCFICREKNLSVEVLDKILASDINSMSKGLIDSVGCDAIESIVDIIVENN, from the coding sequence ATGAAAGGTAGAGTAGTAGTTACAGGTGGAGGAACAGGAGGCCATTTAAAAGTTGCAAAGGCTTTTGTGGAAGAGTTTCATAAAAGAGGAATACCTGTTATTTTTATTGGTTCAAAAAATGGACAAGATGAAGCATGGTTTAAAGATGATAGAAAAGTAAAAAAAGCATTTTTTTTAGATACAAAAGGTGTTGTAAATAAAAATCTTTGGGGTAAAATAAAATCTCTTTTTCAAATACTAAAAGAAACAAATAGATGTATGGATATTTTTGATAAAGCAGAAGTTGGTACAGTCATTTCAGTGGGAGGATTTTCTGCTGCACCAGCAACTTTTGCTTCAATTTTATCAATGGGTTGTGATTTATTTATTCATGAACAAAATTCAAAAATGGGAAAATTAAATGAATTAACTTCAAGATTTGCAAAAGAAATTTTTTCTTCATATCTTCCCTCTTCATTAGTTAAAGACTATCCTGTTTCAAGTGAATTTTTTGATAATGCAAGAGTTAGGGAACGTATAAATGCAATTATTTTTTTAGGTGGCTCTCAAGGGGCAGTAGCAATTAATAATTTTGCATTAAGTGTTGCTTCTAAATTAGATAGTTTAGGAATAAAAATAATTCATCAAACTGGTAGAGTTGATTATGAAAGGGTAAAAAAAGAGTATGAAAAATTAAATATTAATGCTGATGTATTTGATTTTACACCTGATATTGCAAAAAAGATGAGTCAAGCAGATTTTGCTATTAGTAGAAGTGGAGCTTCAACTTTATGGGAACTATCTGCTAATTCCCTTCCTGCAATGTTTGTACCTTTTCCCCATGCTGCACAAGACCATCAATATTATAATGCAAAATTTTTAAAAGATAAAGGTTTATGTTTTATTTGTAGAGAAAAAAATTTATCAGTAGAGGTTTTAGATAAGATTTTAGCTAGTGATATAAATAGTATGAGTAAGGGGCTTATTGATTCAGTAGGCTGTGATGCCATTGAATCAATAGTTGATATTATTGTTGAAAATAATTAA